Proteins encoded within one genomic window of Helicobacter sp. 'house sparrow 1':
- a CDS encoding HAD family hydrolase, protein MERLKNKVLLFDLDGTLIDSTDAICQSFISVFKDKGMQSPDRESIKSIIGYPLDEMFKYFGVRDKIEVFVQKYRDYYQEIYLQKTTMLPNAIRSLKEAYNFAELGVVTTKTAFYSKKILENFNVLELFKAVIGREDVVHPKPHAEPILKAMEFFNKDSIFYMIGDTSLDIQAAVNAGVVPIPVSSGYESRDKLQARGFRVFNDTLEAVLFIKES, encoded by the coding sequence TTGGAACGCTTAAAAAATAAGGTTTTGTTGTTTGATTTAGATGGGACCTTGATAGATTCAACAGATGCAATCTGTCAAAGTTTTATATCAGTCTTTAAAGATAAGGGAATGCAATCCCCTGATAGAGAATCCATTAAGAGTATTATTGGCTATCCTCTTGATGAAATGTTTAAGTATTTTGGAGTTAGGGATAAGATAGAGGTATTTGTACAAAAATATAGAGATTATTACCAAGAGATTTATCTACAAAAAACCACAATGTTGCCAAATGCTATTAGATCTTTAAAGGAAGCATATAACTTTGCAGAATTAGGAGTTGTGACAACAAAAACAGCTTTTTATTCAAAAAAAATTCTTGAAAACTTCAATGTGCTAGAACTCTTTAAAGCGGTTATTGGCAGAGAGGATGTAGTGCATCCAAAACCTCATGCTGAACCAATATTAAAGGCTATGGAATTTTTCAATAAGGATTCTATATTTTATATGATAGGGGATACTTCTTTAGATATTCAAGCTGCTGTAAATGCGGGTGTAGTACCAATTCCAGTTAGCAGTGGATATGAAAGTAGAGATAAATTACAAGCTAGAGGCTTTAGGGTATTTAACGATACTTTAGAAGCTGTTTTGTTTATAAAAGAGTCTTAG